Proteins from a single region of Chaetodon trifascialis isolate fChaTrf1 chromosome 10, fChaTrf1.hap1, whole genome shotgun sequence:
- the cep152 gene encoding centrosomal protein of 152 kDa — MSIDFDSAALQTQHDEDEYDQEDYAREQELQKLLTDLPDDMLEDSRDSTPELEYSACSNENAGKSPQSTWTQQWSVHPRPTSHEQNCEVDYDQRSHGEFAYEDGAAQINGHHRSHPQSQSLPHTWNQQSQCHQFTQGDYTYTSMGTEKSMETSDFSTDEYESKPYPQGTNNAVVYNGEAGREDNQNYGDRNARNHFQSGSGDRAVDQYKASYNPHHPAHQPKLFNSQAAHHEGQLDHLQREFLDSTQQTADREQLAQLQILNKAQQRQIEDLERKLEDSRRNMRYVEHQFAIAKDEKDGLAVSLKESSQLVEEAKEREIQMHNKVRAMEQQVKVLTERDQANLKKQKVAEAAVDSMKQQMLELCRSDTLSRAREQHDRDLAVIKERHDAALLTLQQKLDSTSQALNEQIDVGQRLREQVKQLEHQREEEQLERARVINALTQRLEESQQQCAKLLQTNSVQETTQMQVKLRQAQSAKALSENMNKVLQEDLADLKEQITLYESAVKHGVIALDLSSDWENQLSESCMDLGLKKTNRKNGLLQSTAIAHLSDSKLPKDEALRLLRVEMQRCLGSLKGKRQKISQLQEELQLCQGQVNELQTQLDEAKLCSSVRETSQMKHLDISGESQKEFMRLQEDKRHLQEQVEVLEMKNKELKQSEEKVRSANLELCTKMREMIQELDQEKQEASERSERIHQQFRDDVVNQIRTELMLEHDAQFEQLTAQHQQQVQQLQTQLSETSDKMLAVQECYISVCKEKDMLEERFRNREKEEEALIGENEQSMNDPAVETLRAELEAQHQASINQLKAVWTKDKETEIQLQVNSQVALAKAAWTKDLQKMEETWVQRLEEARREKHRLTAEATCQTDEIEASSGTVTAEELDSRLSDQKQRLQTEADKVKRKAVEEARKQTQNEQHEKHLEDMAKQVEGAVTRAYNRWIEDLTSLPEYQACIQTERQKWEELQGKCTEQQVCQALREAEEQWHKKLKNQLEEQNSRTQQVEELQEEVAAFQTRLDQVRREQAALLKAELAGARAAWSRDKQQEISVMQVRSEQVYQTKLEEQRKKLEQALQQATEGVDLQKKELVLQMEAKLQQTLRAREEEWRCQHAEKEQAQRQQMRAELLAELQAGLAEVQAQLLRDPKPDLQGTEDIRRTSGATSEKTITSVVQTSCTDIVRRAVSQAKKEWKKISEERLSRVLKETQQQHVREMDKMQQQQQSSLSQRKDQACCRKECAETKSQLQKKNQELQRHLEKACRQLQHSVREHKTAMQQLKDEQENSLQKAKEEHLQQLEEVKKAKEEGSLQQGLEEMKQQYLMTVEKIRGDMLRYLQESRERAAEMIRMEVQRERQDTARKMRRYYLTCLQELLEDGGKITGAETKIMNAASKLAAMAKVLETPIKSKSVKNHTLQTDCPPGLSHNPPTLAELPDIRPEERSHREETSADSEQKQTSAVRTKPFSHQDICASRKEEVSVAAGLNTPIHSYKPSQPMASPTLGDFVNVSVRGKSKEVYLKGVDSRKSDNHHDSERQNKPFLVQEAPVRDEKHTDWSMTSSDSDTGFQVSRFSSSGRKVEPVKPFSVSAASASDLGEFGGLSPNVSDMTVYNEIAKKTPHAQTLPHANISTHRQPTPGSEAEKQHGVCFRPLFSELRQRQQDSGFDSPFYQQK, encoded by the exons CTGCAGAAACTGCTCACGGACCTGCCTGATGACATGCTAGAGGATAGCCGAGACTCCACCCCAGAGCTGGAGTATTCTGCCTGCAGCAATGAAAATGCTGGCAAAAG ccCACAGTCCACCTGGACTCAGCAGTGGTCAGTTCATCCAAGGCCAACCTCTCATGAACAG AACTGTGAAGTTGACTATGATCAACGCTCTCATGGTGAGTTCGCTTATGAGGATGGAGCTGCTCAGATCAATGGACATCATCGGAGTCATCCTCAAAGTCAATCTCTTCCCCACACCTGGAACCAACAGTCACAATGTCATCAGTTCACCCAGGGAGATTATACATACACCAGCATGGGGACAGAAAAATCTATGGAGACCAGTGATTTCTCCACAGACGAGTATGAGTCTAAACCATACCCTCAAGGCACTAATAACGCTGTAGTGTACAATGGAGAAGCAGGACGTGAAGACAACCAAAACTACGGGGACCGCAATGCCAGAAACCATTTTCAA TCTGGATCGGGGGACAGAGCTGTGGATCAATACAAGGCCAGCTACAATCCTCATCATCCCGCCCATCAGCCAAAGCTGTTCAATTCACAGGCCGCTCACCATGAAGGTCAACTTGACCACCTGCAAAGAGAATTCCTTGACTCGACACAAC AAACTGCTGATAGGGAGCAGCTTGCCCAGCTGCAGATTCTAAACAAGGCTCAGCAGAGACAAATTGAAGACTTGGAGCGAAAACTGGAGGATTCAAGGCGTAATATGAGATATGTCGAGCATCAGTTTGCTATTGCCAAAG ATGAAAAGGATGGCCTAGCAGTCAGTCTAAAGGAGTCAAGTCAATTGGTAGAAGAGGCCAAGGAAAGAGAGATTCAAATGCACAACAAAGTGAGGGCAATGGAGCAGCAAGTAAAGGTCCTCACTGAGAGAGACCAGGCG AATTTAAAGAAGCAGAAGGTGGCAGAGGCTGCAGTGGACAGCATGAAGCAGCAGATGTTGGAGCTTTGTCGCTCTGACACGTTGTCCAGAGCGCGGGAGCAGCATGACCGAGACCTCGCTGTCATAAAGGAGCGGCATGACGCTGCACTGTTGACGCTACAGCAGAAACTGGACTCAACGTCTCAGGCTCTGAACGAACAG ATTGATGTTGGTCAGAGGTTACGAgagcaggtgaagcagctggagcaccagagagaagaagagcaacTGGAGAGAGCCAGAGTCATCAACGCCCTCACTCAGCGCCTGGAGGAGAGTCAGCAACAATGTgccaagctgctgcagacaa ATTCGGTGCAAGAGACGACTCAGATGCAAGTCAAACTACGTCAGGCTCAGTCAGCGAAGGCCCtgagtgaaaacatgaacaaagtCTTACAG GAGGATCTGGCTGATTTGAAGGAGCAGATCACTCTGTATGAATCTGCTGTGAAACATGGTGTTATTGCGTTAGACCTGAGCAGTGACTGGGAGAACCAGCTGTCTGAATCCTGTATGGATTTAGGATTAAAGAAGACCAACAGGAAGAATGGCCTGCTTCAAAG TACTGCTATAGCTCACCTGTCGGACTCCAAGCTACCCAAAGATGAGGCATTGCGGCTGCTGCGAGTGGAGATGCAGCGCTGCCTGGGTAGTCTGAAGGGGAAGCGGCAGAAGATCAGTCAGCTGCAAGAGGAGCTCCAGCTCTGTCAGGGTCAAGTAAATGAGCTGCAGACCCAGTTAGATGAAGCCAAGCTCTGCTCCTCG GTCAGAGAGACCAGCCAGATGAAACATCTAGACATAAGTGGAGAGTCTCAGAAAGAGTTCATGAGACTACAAGAGGACAAACGACACTTGCAGGAACAAGTCGAG GTgttagaaatgaaaaataaggaGCTAAAACAGAGTGAGGAGAAAGTGAGGTCTGCCAACTTGGAGCTTTGCACCAAGATGAGGGAGATGATCCAGGAACTGGACCAAGAGAAGCAAGAGGCGTCTGAGAG ATCTGAGCGCATCCATCAGCAGTTCAGGGACGATGTGGTGAACCAGATCAGAACAGAGCTCATGCTGGAACATGATGCTCAGTTTGAACAGCTGACTgcacagcaccagcagcaggtcCAACAGCTGCA GACCCAGCTGTCTGAGACCAGTGACAAGATGTTGGCCGTACAAGAGTGTTACATATCTGTCTGCAAGGAGAAGGACATGCTTGAAGAACGGTTTCGCaacagggagaaggaggaggaggctttgATTGGAGAAAATGAG CAAAGCATGAATGATCCAGCTGTGGAAACGCTGAGGGCTGAGCTCGAGGCTCAGCATCAGGCCTCAATAAACCAGCTCAAAGCTGTTTGGACCAAAGACAAGGAAACTGAGATCCAGCTGCAGGTGAACTCTCAGGTAGCTTTGGCCAAGGCTGCATGGACGAAGGACCTACAAAAG ATGGAAGAGACCTGGGTCCAGAGGCTtgaggaggcgaggagagagaaacacagattGACTGCTGAGGCAACCTGCCAGACAGATGAGATTGAAGCCAGCAGTGGGACAGTTACTGCTGAGGAGCTGGACTCCAGGCTTAGTGACCAGAAACAGCGACTGCAAACGGAGGCCGACAAAGTCAAACGCAAAGCTGTGGAAGAAGCCAGGAAACAAACCCAGAATGAGCAACACGAGAAACACCTTGAGGACATGGCCAAACAG GTAGAAGGTGCAGTAACGAGGGCCTACAATCGCTGGATTGAGGATTTGACTTCATTACCAGAATACCAAGCCTGTATccaaacagagaggcagaaatggGAAGAACTACAAGGAAAATGCACAGAACAACAG GTATGCCAGGCcctgagagaggcagaggagcagtggCACAAAAAGCTTAAGAACCAGCTGGAGGAACAGAACTCTCGGAcccagcaggtggaggagctccAAGAAGAGGTGGCCGCTTTCCAGACTCGACTGGACCAAGTGAGGAGAGAACAAGCTGCCCTGCTGAAGGCTGAGCTGGCTGGAGCTCGAGCGGCCTGGAGCCGAGACAAGCAGCAGGAGATCTCTGTCATGCAGGTCCGCAGTGAGCAGGTGTACCAAAccaagctggaggagcagcgcAAAAAGCTGGAGCAGGCTTTGCAGCAGGCCACAGAGGGTGTGGACCTCCAGAAGAAGGAGCTGGTCCTACAGATGGAGGCTAAGTTACAACAGACTCTGAGGGCtcgagaggaggagtggagatGTCAGCATGCGGAGAAAGAGCAGGCCCAGAGACAGCAGATGAGAGCTGAATTACTAGCGGAGCTTCAGGCTGGTCTGGCAGAGGTCCAGGCACAACTTCTCAGGGATCCCAAACCAGATCTGCAGGGCACTGAAGACATCAGGAGGACCAGCGGGGCCACATCAGAGAAGACAATAACAAGTGTTGTCCAGACGTCCTGCACAGACATAGTCAGGAGAGCAGTATCTCAAGCCAAGAAGGAATGGAAGAAA ATAAGTGAGGAGAGACTGAGCCGTGTGttgaaagaaacacagcaacagcatgtgagagaaatggacaaaatgcaacaacaacaacaaa GCTCTTTGTCCCAGAGGAAGGATCAGGCCTGTTGCAGGAAGGAGTGCGCTGAGACCAAAAGtcaactgcagaagaagaaccaGGAGCTCCAGAGACACTTGGAGAAAGCCTGTCGTCAACTTCAGCACAGTGTTCGAGAGCACAAAACCgccatgcagcagctgaaag ATGAGCAAGAAAACAGCTTACAAAAGGCAAAGGAGGAGCATCTGCAGCAACTAGAGGAAGTGAAGAAAGCCAAAGAAGAAGg GAGTCTTCAGCAAGGGCTCGAGGAGATGAAGCAACAATACCTGATGACTGTAGAGAAGATCAGAG GAGACATGCTGCGTTACCTCCAGGAGAGTCGGGAGCGAGCAGCCGAGATGATCCGCATGGAGgtgcagagggagaggcaggaCACGGCCAGAAAGATGCGGCGCTATTATCTCACCTGTCTGCAGGAGTTATTGGAGGATGGAGGAAAGATTACAGG GgctgaaacaaaaataatgaatgcTGCAAGCAAGCTGGCAGCTATGGCTAAAGTGCTGGAGACGCCAATCAAAAGTAAATCAGTAAAGAACCACACATTGCAAA CTGACTGCCCTCCAGGTCTCAGTCACAACCCGCCAACACTAGCTGAGCTTCCTGACATCAGGCCAGAGGAGAGATCCCACAGGGAGGAGACTTCTGCTGattcagagcagaaacaaactTCTGCAGTAAGGACTAAACCTTTTAGTCACCAGGACATTTGTGCCTCTAGAAAGGAGGAGGTGTCTGTAGCTGCGGGGCTGAACACACCCATCCACTCTTACAAACCTTCTCAACCGATGGCTTCTCCAACCCTGGGGGATTTTGTCAATGTGTCTGTGAGGGGTAAAAGCAAGGAGGTGTACCTGAAGGGAGTTGACTCCAGAAAATCAGACAACCACCACGACTCAGAGCGACAAAACAAACCCTTCCTCGTCCAGGAGGCTCCTGTGAGGGATGAGAAACACACCGACTGGAGCATGACCAGTAGTGACTCGGACACAGGCTTTCAGGTTTCCAGATTCTCCTCCTCAGGAAGGAAAGTAGAACCGGTGAAGCCGTTTTCCGTTTCTGCTGCATCAGCCAGTGACTTAGGAGAGTTTGGTGGCCTCAGCCCAAATGTATCTGACATGACTGTTTATAATGAAATTGCCAAGAAGACTCCTCACGCCCAGACCTTACCCCATGCAAATATaagtacacacagacagcccACCCCTGGCTCTGAGGCCGAGAAGCAGCACGGAGTTTGTTTCAGGCCTCTGTTTTCTGAGCTGAGACAGCGGCAGCAGGACAGCGGCTTTGATAGTCCATTCTACCAACAAAAGTGA